A single window of Granulibacter bethesdensis DNA harbors:
- the ppdK gene encoding pyruvate, phosphate dikinase — protein MTQWVYGFGAGRNEGRADMRNLLGGKGANLAEMASIGLPVPPGFTITTELCTEFYRNDRRYPDDLAAQVKEGLQRVEQAVGLTFGDRNNPLLVSVRSGARVSMPGMMDTVLNLGLNDQTVEGLARASGDDRFAWDSYRRFIQMFGSVVLGVDHHRFEEIIEHIKLDRNVIEDTALDAADWRKVVGGYKDMVLSETGKPFPQDPEEQLWGAIGAVFGSWMNPRAITYRRLHEIPADWGTAVNVQAMVFGNMGEDCATGVCFTRDPSTGENIFYGEFLVNAQGEDVVAGIRTPQPLSKARAKPGERSMEEALPKAYEELCQVRETLEKHYKDMQDIEFTVQRNTLYMLQTRSGKRTAAASLRIAVEMANEGLIDRNEAVKRVNPASLDQLLHPTLDPKAPRTVFSRGLPASPGAACGAVVFNADEAEMRAAKGEAVILVRIETSPEDIHGMHAAKGILTTRGGMTSHAAVVARGMGRPCVAGAGGIQVDYGTQELSANGITIREGEIVTLDGATGEVFVGPVAMIEPSLSGDFATLMEWADSARRMKVRANAETPLDAETARKFGAEGIGLCRTEHMFFDPERIGAVRQMIMAADERGRRLALEKLLPFQRKDFTDLFRIMQGLPVTIRLLDPPLHEFLPHNEEDLAEVGVALGVDLDTIRRRAAELAEANPMLGHRGCRLGISFPEIYEMQARAIFEGALAIAEETGNAPVPEVMVPLVGIKREIEIVRAQIEKVAAEVFSRAGRTLDYTIGTMIELPRAALSADTIADSADFFSFGTNDLTQTVFGLSRDDAGKFLPHYVEAGILPKDPFISLDEEGVGYLIEIAAKKGRVAKHGLKLGICGEHGGDPSSIAFCEKVGLDYVSCSPYRVPVARLAAAQAALGAGGDRTA, from the coding sequence ATGACTCAATGGGTTTACGGTTTTGGTGCTGGTCGCAATGAAGGACGCGCGGATATGCGCAACCTTCTGGGTGGCAAGGGTGCCAATCTCGCGGAAATGGCCAGCATCGGCCTGCCGGTGCCCCCCGGCTTCACCATCACCACGGAGCTATGTACCGAGTTCTATCGGAATGATCGTCGTTACCCCGACGATCTCGCAGCTCAGGTCAAGGAAGGGCTGCAGCGGGTCGAACAGGCCGTCGGCCTGACCTTCGGCGACCGGAACAATCCACTGCTGGTCTCCGTTCGCTCCGGCGCGCGGGTTTCCATGCCGGGCATGATGGATACGGTGCTGAATCTCGGTCTGAACGACCAGACGGTCGAGGGGCTCGCACGGGCGTCCGGGGATGACCGGTTCGCATGGGACAGCTATCGCCGTTTCATCCAGATGTTCGGCAGTGTCGTGCTGGGTGTCGATCACCATCGGTTTGAGGAAATCATCGAGCATATCAAGCTCGATCGCAACGTGATCGAGGATACGGCTCTTGATGCCGCCGACTGGCGCAAGGTCGTGGGCGGTTACAAGGACATGGTACTGTCCGAGACCGGTAAGCCCTTCCCGCAGGATCCTGAGGAGCAGCTTTGGGGCGCGATTGGTGCGGTGTTCGGCAGCTGGATGAACCCGCGTGCCATTACCTATCGCCGCCTGCACGAGATCCCTGCCGATTGGGGCACCGCTGTGAATGTGCAGGCGATGGTGTTCGGCAATATGGGCGAGGATTGCGCCACCGGCGTGTGTTTCACCCGCGATCCGTCCACCGGTGAGAATATTTTCTACGGCGAGTTCCTGGTGAATGCGCAGGGCGAGGACGTGGTGGCCGGCATCCGTACGCCGCAGCCGCTGTCAAAGGCCCGCGCCAAGCCCGGTGAGCGCAGTATGGAAGAAGCGCTGCCCAAGGCGTACGAAGAACTCTGTCAGGTCCGTGAAACGCTGGAAAAGCATTACAAGGACATGCAGGACATCGAATTTACGGTGCAGCGGAACACGCTGTACATGCTGCAGACCCGCAGCGGCAAACGTACTGCCGCGGCATCGCTGCGCATCGCCGTGGAGATGGCGAATGAAGGTCTGATCGACCGGAATGAGGCGGTCAAGCGCGTCAATCCGGCCTCGCTGGACCAGCTTCTGCATCCGACGCTTGATCCGAAAGCACCGCGCACGGTGTTCTCCCGTGGTCTGCCGGCCAGTCCGGGGGCTGCCTGTGGTGCGGTGGTGTTCAATGCTGACGAAGCGGAAATGCGCGCTGCCAAGGGCGAGGCGGTGATTCTGGTCCGGATCGAGACCTCCCCGGAAGATATTCACGGTATGCATGCCGCCAAGGGTATTCTCACCACGCGCGGCGGTATGACCAGCCACGCTGCGGTGGTGGCGCGTGGCATGGGCCGCCCCTGTGTCGCCGGCGCTGGCGGTATCCAGGTTGATTACGGCACTCAGGAATTGTCGGCCAACGGCATTACCATCCGCGAGGGTGAAATTGTGACCCTCGACGGTGCGACGGGCGAGGTGTTTGTCGGCCCGGTGGCGATGATCGAACCGTCCTTATCCGGTGATTTCGCCACGCTGATGGAATGGGCTGACAGCGCCCGTCGCATGAAGGTGCGGGCCAATGCGGAAACGCCGCTGGACGCGGAAACCGCCCGTAAATTCGGAGCGGAAGGCATCGGTCTGTGCCGGACGGAACATATGTTTTTCGATCCGGAGAGAATCGGGGCCGTCCGTCAGATGATCATGGCTGCCGATGAGCGTGGCCGTCGTCTGGCGCTGGAGAAGCTGCTGCCGTTCCAGCGCAAGGATTTCACCGATCTGTTCCGCATCATGCAGGGCTTGCCGGTGACGATCCGTCTGCTCGATCCGCCGCTGCATGAATTCCTGCCGCATAACGAGGAGGATCTGGCCGAGGTTGGTGTCGCGCTGGGGGTCGATCTGGACACCATTCGTCGCCGTGCCGCCGAGCTGGCGGAAGCCAACCCGATGCTGGGTCATCGTGGCTGCCGTCTCGGTATTTCCTTCCCGGAAATCTACGAGATGCAGGCACGGGCCATTTTCGAGGGTGCCCTTGCGATTGCCGAGGAGACCGGGAATGCACCGGTGCCGGAAGTGATGGTGCCGCTGGTGGGTATCAAGCGTGAGATCGAGATCGTGCGTGCTCAGATCGAAAAGGTCGCGGCGGAGGTATTTTCCCGTGCGGGCCGGACGCTGGATTATACGATCGGCACGATGATCGAGCTGCCGCGTGCGGCCCTGTCGGCTGATACGATTGCCGACAGCGCGGATTTCTTCAGCTTCGGCACCAACGATCTGACGCAGACCGTGTTCGGTCTGTCGCGTGACGATGCCGGCAAGTTCCTGCCGCATTATGTGGAGGCGGGCATCTTGCCGAAAGACCCGTTCATCTCCCTGGATGAGGAAGGCGTGGGCTATCTGATTGAGATTGCTGCAAAAAAAGGTCGCGTGGCCAAGCATGGTCTGAAGCTTGGCATTTGCGGTGAGCATGGGGGCGACCCGTCCTCGATCGCGTTCTGCGAAAAGGTTGGTCTGGATTACGTCTCCTGCAGCCCCTATCGCGTGCCTGTGGCGCGGCTGGCCGCGGCTCAGGCGGCGCTGGGTGCCGGTGGTGATCGCACGGCCTGA
- a CDS encoding type II toxin-antitoxin system VapC family toxin, translating to MIIDTSALLAIVLGEPDGQRYLEALVVAERPRMSAANWLEASMMVEEKGGRLAGLRFDEFIRAAGIEIVPVSAEQATVARGAWRYFGRFRHAHRLNYGDCLAYALAKTESDRLLYKGRDFDHTDIEPAIQPEETVLQEIQD from the coding sequence GTGATTATCGATACCTCCGCATTGCTGGCGATTGTGCTGGGGGAGCCTGATGGCCAACGCTATCTGGAGGCGTTGGTCGTGGCCGAGCGCCCCCGCATGTCGGCCGCCAACTGGCTGGAGGCAAGTATGATGGTCGAGGAAAAAGGTGGCCGCCTTGCCGGCCTCCGTTTTGATGAATTCATCCGCGCCGCCGGGATTGAGATCGTCCCCGTCAGTGCCGAGCAGGCGACGGTGGCGCGTGGCGCATGGCGTTATTTCGGCCGATTCCGTCATGCGCACCGGCTGAATTACGGTGATTGCCTGGCCTATGCTCTCGCCAAGACCGAGAGTGACAGGCTGCTCTACAAAGGGCGGGATTTCGATCATACCGACATCGAGCCAGCCATTCAGCCCGAAGAAACCGTGTTGCAAGAAATCCAGGACTGA
- a CDS encoding type II toxin-antitoxin system VapB family antitoxin: MAQLNIKSEDAYVLATELAALTGESMTMAVTEALRERLERERRLRDHVSRLQRLTVLAADIRAHMRGRVSSDHSALYAEGGLPL; encoded by the coding sequence ATGGCGCAGCTCAACATCAAAAGTGAGGATGCCTACGTGCTGGCAACCGAGCTTGCTGCACTGACCGGCGAAAGCATGACCATGGCAGTGACGGAGGCGCTTCGGGAACGTCTGGAGCGTGAGCGCCGCCTGCGGGACCATGTGTCCCGTCTTCAACGCCTGACTGTCCTCGCAGCGGATATCCGCGCTCATATGCGTGGTCGGGTCAGCTCTGATCATAGCGCGCTGTATGCCGAGGGCGGATTGCCACTGTGA
- a CDS encoding glycine--tRNA ligase subunit alpha, whose translation MPDKPSFQDLILRLHAFWSKAGCVILQPYDVEMGAGTFHPATTLRSLGRKPWRAAYVQPSRRPTDGRYGENPNRLQHYYQYQVIMKPSPETAQSMLLDSYRAIGIDPALHDIRFVEDDWESPTLGAWGLGWEVWCDGMEVGQFTYFQQVGGIPVDLPSFEMTYGLERLAMYVQDVENVYDLDFNGQGVTYGDVFLRAEREYSAHNFEYANTEMLSRHFIDAEKECAALVGQGLALPAYDQCIKASHLFNLLDARGVISVTERAAYIARVRSLAKSCAEAWLAGGG comes from the coding sequence GACAAACCCAGCTTCCAGGATCTGATCCTCCGCCTGCATGCTTTCTGGTCGAAAGCAGGCTGCGTTATCTTGCAGCCTTACGACGTCGAGATGGGTGCAGGCACGTTTCATCCAGCCACAACACTGCGCTCGCTGGGCCGCAAGCCCTGGCGCGCCGCTTATGTGCAGCCCAGCCGCCGCCCGACTGATGGCCGTTATGGGGAAAATCCGAACCGGCTTCAGCATTATTACCAGTATCAGGTGATTATGAAGCCCAGTCCGGAGACTGCGCAATCCATGCTGCTGGACAGCTATCGCGCCATCGGGATCGACCCGGCGCTGCACGACATTCGCTTTGTCGAGGATGACTGGGAAAGCCCGACGCTTGGCGCATGGGGGCTGGGCTGGGAGGTCTGGTGCGACGGGATGGAGGTCGGCCAGTTTACCTATTTCCAGCAAGTCGGCGGCATTCCGGTCGATTTGCCCAGTTTCGAGATGACATACGGGCTGGAGCGTCTGGCCATGTATGTGCAGGACGTGGAGAACGTCTACGATCTCGACTTCAACGGGCAGGGCGTCACTTATGGTGACGTGTTCCTGCGTGCGGAGCGCGAATACAGCGCCCATAATTTCGAATATGCGAATACCGAGATGCTTTCCCGCCATTTCATCGACGCGGAAAAGGAATGTGCGGCGCTGGTGGGGCAGGGGTTGGCGTTGCCAGCCTATGACCAGTGCATCAAGGCCAGCCATCTGTTCAATCTGCTGGATGCGCGCGGTGTCATCAGCGTAACGGAGCGGGCCGCCTATATCGCCCGTGTGCGCAGTCTGGCGAAAAGCTGTGCCGAAGCGTGGCTGGCGGGGGGAGGTTAG
- the glyS gene encoding glycine--tRNA ligase subunit beta: MPELLLELFSEEIPARMQVKAGEDLVRLAGEALADLSPRDLRWHVGPRRLALTATVEAGVPARSGNERGPRIGAPEQALAGFLRKHGADRSALREEGDYWVLDTSSPGREAAALIAEVIPTLLWKFPWPKSMRWGGSSLFTWVRPLRRILCQLDGAVVPFSLAQGDDDGHGLRSGDETEGHRFLSPGAVKVRGIAEWQAALADRHVVLDIEERRRRVAEGIARVAAAHGLSVVDDSGLVDEVAGLVEWPVPLLGRIDDQYMSLPAEVMQVSMRVNQRYFALRDAEGKAAPYFAFIANIEATDQGRAIMAGNERVLRARFADARHFWDQDRKEPLASRLAVLERVTYHAKLGSQAALVARLRRLAREIAPLVGADARDADGAALLAKADLTTGMVGEFPELQGVMGRYYALHDGESPWIADAIRDHYAPKGPSDPVPDAPVSIAVALADKIDRLAMFFSIGEAPTGSGDPFALRRAALGIIRIIRENGLRLPLGRLFAFASDEAPVADLLAFMAERLRVQLRAEGARHDVLAAVFAVHADDTAEGAGDIVRLLARADAVAALLVSEDGANLLAAYKRAANILRIEDRKDGPHQGTLDESLLEMPEERALAEALQEAEPAVMAALDAEDDATAMASLARLRGPLDAFFDQVTVNAEEPSLRRNRLRLLSRLRDTMNRVADFSRIEG, translated from the coding sequence ATGCCCGAATTACTGCTGGAATTGTTCAGCGAGGAAATCCCCGCCCGTATGCAGGTCAAGGCCGGGGAAGATCTGGTGCGGCTGGCCGGCGAGGCGCTGGCTGATCTGTCGCCGCGTGATCTGCGCTGGCATGTCGGCCCCCGGCGGCTTGCCCTGACTGCGACGGTGGAGGCAGGCGTTCCTGCCCGCTCAGGCAATGAGCGGGGTCCGCGGATTGGTGCGCCGGAGCAGGCTCTGGCCGGGTTCCTGCGCAAACATGGCGCGGATCGGTCAGCCCTGCGTGAAGAGGGCGATTACTGGGTACTCGATACGTCCAGCCCGGGCCGTGAAGCGGCAGCGCTGATTGCCGAGGTGATTCCGACGCTGCTGTGGAAATTTCCCTGGCCCAAATCCATGCGCTGGGGCGGATCGAGCCTGTTCACATGGGTTCGTCCCCTGCGCCGCATTCTCTGCCAGCTGGATGGTGCGGTGGTACCGTTTTCGCTCGCTCAGGGTGATGATGACGGGCATGGCCTGCGCTCCGGCGATGAGACGGAAGGGCATCGCTTCCTGTCCCCCGGTGCTGTGAAGGTGCGTGGCATTGCCGAATGGCAGGCGGCATTGGCCGACCGGCATGTGGTGCTCGATATCGAAGAGCGCCGTCGCCGCGTGGCGGAGGGTATTGCCCGCGTTGCTGCTGCCCATGGGCTGAGTGTGGTGGACGATTCCGGGCTGGTCGATGAGGTGGCCGGGCTGGTGGAATGGCCGGTGCCGCTGCTGGGTCGGATCGACGATCAGTACATGTCGCTCCCCGCGGAGGTGATGCAGGTCTCCATGCGGGTCAACCAGCGTTATTTCGCGTTGCGGGATGCCGAGGGCAAAGCCGCCCCTTATTTTGCTTTTATCGCCAATATCGAGGCCACCGATCAGGGCCGCGCCATTATGGCCGGTAATGAGCGTGTGCTGCGCGCCCGCTTTGCCGATGCACGCCATTTCTGGGATCAGGATCGGAAGGAACCGTTGGCCTCCCGGTTGGCCGTGCTGGAGCGTGTGACCTATCACGCGAAGCTCGGCAGTCAGGCCGCTCTGGTGGCGCGTTTGCGGCGGCTGGCGCGGGAAATCGCGCCGCTGGTCGGGGCGGATGCACGCGATGCGGATGGTGCGGCGCTATTGGCGAAAGCCGATCTGACCACCGGCATGGTGGGGGAATTCCCGGAACTGCAGGGCGTCATGGGCCGCTATTACGCGCTGCATGACGGGGAATCGCCGTGGATTGCCGATGCCATCCGTGATCATTACGCGCCGAAAGGCCCGTCCGATCCGGTGCCGGATGCCCCGGTCTCGATCGCGGTCGCGCTGGCGGACAAGATCGACCGGCTGGCGATGTTCTTTTCCATCGGGGAGGCTCCGACCGGCTCGGGCGATCCGTTCGCGCTGCGGCGTGCGGCGCTGGGGATCATCCGCATTATTCGTGAGAACGGGTTGCGGCTGCCGTTGGGCCGTTTGTTCGCCTTTGCCTCCGACGAAGCGCCGGTGGCCGATCTGCTGGCGTTCATGGCCGAGCGTCTGCGCGTGCAGCTCCGCGCCGAAGGGGCCCGCCATGACGTGCTGGCAGCGGTCTTTGCGGTGCATGCCGATGATACGGCGGAAGGAGCAGGCGATATCGTCCGTCTGCTGGCCCGTGCCGATGCCGTTGCTGCCTTGTTGGTCAGTGAAGATGGCGCAAATCTTCTAGCCGCCTACAAGCGCGCCGCGAATATTCTGCGCATTGAGGATCGCAAGGATGGGCCTCATCAGGGCACGCTGGACGAGTCCCTGCTTGAGATGCCGGAAGAGCGTGCGCTGGCCGAAGCGTTGCAGGAAGCGGAGCCAGCGGTCATGGCCGCGCTGGACGCGGAAGATGACGCCACTGCCATGGCATCCCTGGCCCGCCTGCGTGGTCCTCTGGATGCGTTTTTCGACCAGGTTACCGTCAATGCGGAGGAGCCTTCGCTCCGCCGTAACCGGTTGCGCCTGTTGTCCCGTTTGCGTGACACGATGAATCGTGTTGCCGACTTCTCCCGTATCGAAGGCTGA